The proteins below come from a single Ruegeria sp. SCSIO 43209 genomic window:
- the rpsR gene encoding 30S ribosomal protein S18 — MAAKPFFRRRKVCPFSGENAPKIDYKDTRLLQRYISERGKIVPSRITAVSAKKQRELARAIKRARFLALLPYAVK, encoded by the coding sequence ATGGCCGCAAAACCATTTTTCCGCCGCCGCAAGGTCTGCCCGTTCTCGGGTGAGAACGCGCCGAAAATCGACTATAAAGACACCCGTCTGCTGCAGCGCTACATCTCTGAGCGTGGCAAGATCGTACCTTCGCGCATCACCGCCGTTTCGGCGAAAAAGCAGCGTGAACTGGCCCGTGCTATCAAGCGCGCCCGCTTCCTCGCCCTGCTGCCCTACGCCGTGAAGTAA
- the rpsF gene encoding 30S ribosomal protein S6: MPLYEHVMIARQDLSNAQAESLVEHFGTVLADNGGNVVESEYWGVKTMAYKINKNRKGHYAFLKTDAPSGAVQEMERLMRLHDDVMRVLTIKVDEHAEGPSVQMQKRDEREGRRERR, from the coding sequence ATGCCACTGTATGAGCATGTAATGATCGCGCGTCAGGATTTGTCCAACGCGCAGGCAGAAAGCCTTGTCGAACATTTCGGCACCGTTCTGGCTGACAACGGCGGCAACGTCGTCGAAAGCGAGTACTGGGGCGTCAAGACGATGGCTTACAAGATCAACAAGAACCGCAAAGGCCACTATGCCTTCCTGAAAACCGATGCCCCTTCGGGTGCGGTTCAGGAAATGGAACGCCTGATGCGCCTGCATGATGACGTGATGCGAGTTCTGACCATCAAGGTCGACGAGCATGCCGAGGGCCCTTCGGTCCAGATGCAGAAGCGCGATGAGCGCGAAGGCCGCCGCGAGCGCCGCTGA